Genomic segment of Natronoarchaeum philippinense:
GCGACTGTCACGCGAAGCGGAAGGAACTTCCCAGCGGTGGCCCTACGTCGGGGTATGAGCCAGCAGACCGAACCGGACGACGCCGCGGCGTCGGCGTCGATCGTCGTCGTCGACTACGGCCTCGGGAACCTCCGCAGCGTGACCCGCGGGCTCGAACGCGCCGGCGCGGACGTCGAGATCACCGACGATCCCGACGCGTTCGAGGCGGCCGACGGCATCGTCCTACCGGGCGTCGGCGCGTTCCGCGAAGGCGTCGAGAACGCCGGCCCCTACCGCGAGGCGCTCGACGACGCCGCCGAGCGCGGCCAGCCGCTCTTTGGCATCTGTCTGGGGATGCAGATGCTGCTGACCGACAGCGAGGAAGCCGACCACGCCGGCGAGGGCGAGGTGACGGGACTGGATCTGATCCCGGGCACGAACGTCCGCTTCGATCAGGGCCAGAAGGTGCCCCAGATGGGCTGGAACGAGCTGAACGTCGAGCGCGACCACCCGCTCGTCGACGGCGTCGACGGCGAGCACGCCTACTTCGTCCACTCGTACTACGCCGAGCCCGACGACGAGGACGCCGTCGTCGCCACGACCGACTACGGCGTCTCGTTCCCCAGCATCGTCGCCAACGAGGCCGGCAACGTGTTCGGCACTCAGTTCCACCCGGAGAAAAGCGGCGAGACGGGCCTGCAGATTCTTCGGAACTTCGTCGCAATCTGTGCCGAGGAGTGAGGTAATTCGACGGCAGCGCCGTCGGTTCACACCGAGCGAACGCAGTGAGCGAGGGGGCTTTTTCGCCCACGTTTTTCGAGGAGTGGTCGCCGGTGGCGACCCGACGAAGAAAAAGGTGGCTTCCGGAACTTCGTCGCAATCTGTGCCGAGGAGTGAGGTAATTCGACGGCAGCGCCGTCGGTTCACACCGAGCGAACGCAGTGAGCGAGGGGGCTTTTTCGCCCACGTTTTTCGAGGAGTGGTCGCCGGTGGCGACCCGACGAAGAAAAAGGTGGCTTCCGGAACTTCGTCGCAATCTGTGCCGAGGAGTGAGGAGCATTCGACGGCCACCGGAGCCAAAACGGCCGTCACTCAATCCATCGCGATGTAGGTTTGGGTGTCCTCGACGCCGTCGACGCCTTGGATCGCCGTCGCGGCGATGTCTTTGACTTCCGCGGGTGTCTCCACGTCGACCTTTGCGATGATGTCGACATCGCCGGCCACGATGCGGGCGTGTTCGACGCCGTCGATCGACTCGACATCGCTCCGAAGACGGTCGGCTTCGCCGGTGTTGGCCTTGATCATCACGTAGGCGATCACCATCGTCAGACACCCCCCGCTTGGGCCGCCGCGCGGCTGTTGTCACCGACCAGAATCTGTCGAACGTCGTCCAGCACGTCGAAGTCGGCGAGTACGATCAGCCGGTCGCCGGGCTCGATAGACTCGTCGGGCGAGGGAATCTCGACCGGGGCGTCGCGCTTGCCGAAGGCGAGTACCGTGGCGTCGGCGGGCAGTTGAAGCTCGCTGATGGTGTAGCCCGCCGTCGGCGCTTCGGGCGTGATCGTCAACTCGACGACCTGCAGGTGCTGTGCGATGTCGGCGATCGCGCGGATATCGCCGCCGAGCATCGCGTTTTTGGCGCCGATCGCGCCGAGGCGTTCGGGGTAGACGATCTCGTCGACCTCGCCGGCGTACTTGCGGTAGATGCCTTCGCGGTAGTCCTCGTCGATCCGAAGCACGGTCCGGCAGTCGTGGTGGTCGCCGATCAGGCAGGCGGCGAAGTTGACGTTGAGATCGCCCGACAGCGCTCCGACGGCGTCGGCATCTCCGACGCCCGCCTCTTCGAGCACCGCTTCGCGCGACCCGTCGCCCTCGATCACGTCATAGCCCTGCTCCCGGGCACGATCTGCTTTCGTCGGGTCCTGCTCGATGAGCGTCACCTCGTTGCCCTCCTCGTGCAGTACGCGGGCAGTCCGAAGCCCGACTCGTCCAGCACCTATGATAACAAACCGCATGTTCCTCCGTACGAGATAGACCTTCAATAACTTTGCCCTGCCTCCCTTCGAAATCGCCGTCGCTGACACGATCGGCTCCGACAGGCATCGACGACGAAACCCTCGAATCGCCGTGGAGAGGCGCCGAACAGACGACAGCGACGGTTTCACCGTGCAAAGATTTTTGTCGTGCCACAGTGTACCACACAGCAGGATGGTACACGCGTTTATAATGATCAAGACGGCCGCGGGGAAATCAGAAGAACTGCTCGGGTCGATCCGGGACCTCTCGCAGGTCGCCGAGGCCCACATCGTCGCGGGCGATTACGACATCATCGCCGAGGTCGACGTGGGTGAGGTGTACCAAGTGCTCGAAACGGCCTCCTCGGGCGTCCGCGGACTCGGTGGCGTCACGGACACGAAAACGTACGTCTCGCTGGACTAATACCAGA
This window contains:
- the hisH gene encoding imidazole glycerol phosphate synthase subunit HisH — its product is MSQQTEPDDAAASASIVVVDYGLGNLRSVTRGLERAGADVEITDDPDAFEAADGIVLPGVGAFREGVENAGPYREALDDAAERGQPLFGICLGMQMLLTDSEEADHAGEGEVTGLDLIPGTNVRFDQGQKVPQMGWNELNVERDHPLVDGVDGEHAYFVHSYYAEPDDEDAVVATTDYGVSFPSIVANEAGNVFGTQFHPEKSGETGLQILRNFVAICAEE
- a CDS encoding Lrp/AsnC family transcriptional regulator: MVIAYVMIKANTGEADRLRSDVESIDGVEHARIVAGDVDIIAKVDVETPAEVKDIAATAIQGVDGVEDTQTYIAMD
- a CDS encoding potassium channel family protein; the encoded protein is MRFVIIGAGRVGLRTARVLHEEGNEVTLIEQDPTKADRAREQGYDVIEGDGSREAVLEEAGVGDADAVGALSGDLNVNFAACLIGDHHDCRTVLRIDEDYREGIYRKYAGEVDEIVYPERLGAIGAKNAMLGGDIRAIADIAQHLQVVELTITPEAPTAGYTISELQLPADATVLAFGKRDAPVEIPSPDESIEPGDRLIVLADFDVLDDVRQILVGDNSRAAAQAGGV
- a CDS encoding Lrp/AsnC ligand binding domain-containing protein; this encodes MVHAFIMIKTAAGKSEELLGSIRDLSQVAEAHIVAGDYDIIAEVDVGEVYQVLETASSGVRGLGGVTDTKTYVSLD